Within Celeribacter marinus, the genomic segment AAGCCGATCATGCAGCCGTTTGGCGACCGCTCAAAGGTTGTGATCGAGCCGATGCTGACCGACCAGTGGTATGTGGACGCCGAGAAAATCGTCGGTCCCGCACTTGACGCTGTGCGGGATGGGCGCACCAAGATCATGCCCGAGAGTGGCGAAAAGGTGTATTTTCACTGGCTTGAAAACATCGAGCCATGGTGCATCTCGCGTCAATTGTGGTGGGGGCATCAGATTCCGGTTTGGTATGGTCTCGATCTGTCCGCGCCCGATTTCAAGGACGACGAGGGCGATGGCGCGTTGGACGAGGTGGAACTGTTCCGCCTGTTGACTGCGGGCGGCATGTTGCATGTCGGTGCCGTGCATCACTGCGCCACCGATTTCGCAGGGGTCCAAGACGCCTTTATGGGCGAGATTGCCGACATCCCCACCCCGCTCAACCATTGCCGCATCGTCGAGGTGGCCAGCCGCCAAGAGGCGGTTGAAACCTTTGCCGAGGCCCTCGCCGCCTATAACGTCAGTCAAGATCCGACCAAATTGGTCTACCCCGTCTGGCGCGACCCCGATGTTTTGGACACGTGGTTCTCGTCGGGCCTTTGGCCGATTGGCACGCTCGGGTGGCCCGAGTGGGATGAAAGCACGTCGAAATACTTCTCCACGGATGTGCTCGTAACGGGTCAGGATATCCTGTTCTTCTGGGTTGCGCGGATGATGATGATGCAATTGGCCGTGGTGGACGAGGTTCCGTTCCACACCGTCTACCTGCACCAACTCGTGCGCGACGAAAAGGGCAAGAAAATGTCCAAAACCACGGGCAACGTCATTGATCCACTTGAGATCATTGACGAATACGGGGCGGATGCGCTGCGCTTTACCAATGCGTCTATGGCGTCGATTGGCGGTGTGCTCAAACTGTCCGAGGACCGGATCAAGGGCTATCGCAACTTCACCACCAAGATCTGGAATGCGGCGCGGTTTGCCGAGATGAACGAGGTGTTCGACAATTACGATCCCGCCGTGATGCCCGCGCCCACCGCCACGGTGAACAAATGGATCATCGGCGAAACCGCCAAGGTCCGCGCCACAGTGGATCAGGCGTTCGACGACTACCGGTTCAACGATGCCGCAAACGCGCTCTATGCCTTTGTGTGGGGCAAATTCTGTGACTGGTACGTCGAACTGGCCAAGCCGTTGTTCTATGACGGTGACGACGCAACACTGGCGGAAACCCGTCAAACGATGGGGTGGGTTCTAGACCAAGCACTGACCATGTTGCACCCGATCATGCCGTTCATCACCGAGGAACTGTGGTCCAACATCAAATCCGGTCGCGACATGTTGGCCGTGTCCGATTGGCCAACTTATGGCGCGGAATTGGTGGACGCCGAGGCCGACCGCGAAATGAATTGGGTGATTGATCTCATCGAGAGCATCCGTTCCAGCCGCGCCGAAGTGCACGTGCCTGCGGGTTTGAAAATCCCGATGGTTCAGGTGGAGTTGGACGCTGCGGGGAAAACCGCATGGGCCAACAACGAGGCGCTCATCCTGAAACTGGCGCGTATCGACACGCTCACCGAGGGTGCAATGCCCAAAGGGTCGATCACCATTTCCGTGGCGGGCGGCACGTTTGCGCTGCCCTTGGCCGGTGTGATTGATATCGCTGAGGAAAAAGCCCGTCTGGAGAAGGTTCTGGGTAAATTGACCAAAGAGCTAGGGGGATTGCGCGGGCGTTTGAACAACCCAAAATTCGTGGCCTCCGCACCCGATGAGGTTGTGGCCGAAGCCACCGAAAACCTTGCGGCCCGCGAAGAGGAAGAGGGCAAGATCAAAGCGGCACTCGCCCGTTTGGCCGAAATCGGCTAAGCGCCTGCGCGCCTGTGCCACCTGATATGACGCCTCGCCCTCACGGGCGGGGCTTTTTCAATGGTGCGGCCCACGTGGACTTGCAGCGGACGCGCAAACCCGTCATCCAGTTGTCATGACATTTCTTACACCCGATCCGCGCCAAACGGCGCTCGCCCAAACCCTAGCCGCCACCGTGCCATTTGTTGCCCCCGAGGCGATGGAGAGTGCACGCGGCGCCCCATTTGACGCGCGCCTTGGGGCCAATGAATTGTCGTTTGGTTCCTCACCTGCGGCGGTGGCGGCCATGCAGGCTGAACTGGGTGCGATTTGGAAATACGGCATTCCTGACAACGCGCCACTCATTGACGCGCTGAGCGCACATTACGCGGTGGATAGCGCGTGCTTTACCTTGGGCGAGGGCATCGACGGTTTGCTCGGAAATTTGGTGCGGCTCTATGTGGCATCGGGCGATGCGGTTGTGACCTCCGCAGGGTCATACCCCACCTTCAACTACCATGTTGCGGGGTTTGGCGGAGTGCTGCACACGGTTCCCTACAAAGACGATTTCGAAGACCCCGAGGCCTTAATTGCCAAGGCGCGCGAGGTGGGCGCAAAACTGGTCTACCTGTCCAATCCGAACAATCCGATGGGATCGGTGCATACCGCGCAAACCGTGCAAGATATGATCGAGGCCGTGCCTGACGGGTGCCTATTGGTCCTCGACGAAGCTTACACCGAATTTGCGGCGGCAGACACGCGGCCACCGTTAGACCCAAGCGACAAACGCGTGATCCGTTTTCGTACATTTTCAAAAGCTTACGGAATGGCGGGCGCGCGCGTTGCCTATGGCATTTCACACCCGAGCATCACGCGTAGCTTTGACAAGGTGCGCAATCATTTTGGCGTCAACCGTGTGGCGCTTGCGGGGGCTGTGGCGGCTCTTGGCGATGCGGATTATTTGATGCAGACCGTGCAAAGAATCGCGGCGGGTCGCGCGCAACTTGTACAAATCGCACAAGACAACGGATTGACGCCCCTGCCCTCGGCTACGAATTTTATCACGATGGACTGTGGGAGCGGTGGCGATTATGCCCGCGCACTTTTGGCGGCATTGGCCAAGCGCGGTGTGTTTGTCCGCATGCCCGCGATTGTCCCCCTTGATCGCTGTATTCGCGTGTCAGTCGGCTTGCCCCACGAGATTGATGTGTTTGCCGAGCGCCTACCATTGGCGCTCGGCGACATCGCCTAACCGCAGCAACCGCCAGTGTTTTCGGACGGTGCGACACGGGCCTGAGTGCCGATTTGTGACAAGAAGGACGAGGCGGCAACAGACCCGCCTATACCGTGTGGAATATCGAGTGCGGTGAACGAAGTCTCGATCGCGCCAACGATGCCAAGGACCATATGCGCATTGATGTGGCCCATGTGGCCGATCCGGAAATAGCCGTGGGATTCATCCGATCCAATTGCGCCGAACCCCAATGAAATGCCCAATGTAATACCGAGGTTCTCGGTCAACCAGTCGCGCAGGCGTGTCCCATCGCCATTGCCTAAATTGAGTGTCGTGACCGCGTGCGAGCGATGCGCAGGATCGGTGATGTTGAACCGCAATGCGCCATCCGATCCCCATTGATCAATCGCCGCCCAATAGGCTCCCGCAAGGGTGGCATGACGCGCCCAAACGTTTTCAAGCCCCTCATCAAGGATCATATCAACCGCTTGGCGCAGGCCGTAAATATGGTGGGTGGGCGGTGTGCCATCGAAATATTCATAGAGGTGAAACGGCTCGGCGCGCGTGGTCCAATCCCAATAGGGGGTGCGCAGATTGGCGGCTTTGCCCTCTGAAAATGCCTTGTCCGAGAACCAGACAAACCCCATGCCCGGAGGCGTCATCAGACCTTTTTGACTGGCGGCAATCATGACATCGACGCCCCATGCGTCCATCTCAAAGCGATCACAGCCAAGCGAGGCGATACAATCCACCGCGAATACGGCCGGATGACCCGCGGCGTCTATGGCCTTGCGCATGGCGGCAATGTCGTTGCGCACAGAGGTCGCAGTATCGACATGCACGGTCATAACCGCCTTGATCGTGTGGGTGGTATCGGCGCGCAACGCGGCCTCAAGCTGTGCCGGATCAACGGGCGCATGTTTGCCAAAATCAAGGGTCTCGACCTCAAGGCCCAAACGCGTGGCCACATCCGCCCAACCCACACCAAAATTGCCCGTTAGACAGACCAGAACCTTATCGCCGCGCGACACCATATTGGTCAAAGACGCCTCCCACAGGCCATGCCCGTTGGAAATATACATCGCCATGTGGCCCGAGGTGCCCGCAATTGTTTTCAGGTCCGGCACGAGGCCATGCGTGATATCGACCAACTCGCCCGTATAAATATTTGGTGCGGGACGGTGCATGGCCTGAAGAACGGGATCGGGAATGACCGAAGGACCGGGAATAGCGAGATAGTGACGACCATTGGCAAGCGACATGGGGCAGTGACCTTTTTGATGGGGTGTCGAAAACACTGTCGTGTGACACGATAAAAATCACACCTGACGTGCGTACCCCTCCCGAAACGACACGTCAATTCCACACCCCACGCGACACGGACGCGCAGGCGCAGACCTGCACCGCTTGAAGCGGGGCGCACGAGGCGGTAAACCCGTTCAACACAGGTGCTACTTTTGTGCCTCAAATCCGTGACGGAGTTTTCATGAGCGCAGATGCCAATACGCCAAACCCGCAACCCGGCGACTTGTTGCGCTGGTTTTTCGGCACGTACCTGCGGCCGCAATCCAAAAAACTTGGTGCGGCATTCTTTTTCATGGTTGTCGAAGGCGCGATGCTTGGCCTGATCAGCTATTTGATCAAGCCGATGTTTGATGACGTTCTGGTGGCAGCGGATACAAGTCGCATTGCGTGGACCGCGCTGGCGATTTTGGGCGTATTCGCCATTCGCGCCCTATCAGGTTACGCAAACCGTGTCTTAATGACGATGGTGCGGGTCAGATCGGCGGCCCACCTGCAAGGCGATCTCTTGGCGCATGTTTTGACATTGGACGGCGCGTTTTTTCACAATTACCCACCCGGCGTTCTATTAGAGCGCACGCGCGGCGATTGCCAATCGGCGTCCGATCAATGGGGCACCATCATGCGCAGCCTCGTGCGCGATGTGATTGGTCTGACGTCTTTGTTGATCGTCGCGGCCACAATGGATTGGCAATGGACGCTTTTGGCACTGGTCGCCGTGCCCTTTATCGCGTTTCCGATTCGAACGTTGCAACGGCGTGTGCGCCGCAATTCATCCGCAGCCCGTGAGGCGTCCAGTTTCGTCTCGAACCGTTTGGACGAAGTTTACCACGGCACCACCTCGATCAAACTTGCCGGCACAGAACAACGCGAAACCGATCGGTTCAACAAGGCGATCAACGGCTATACCCGCGAGGAAATCCGGTCCGCGCGCGGTCAATCCGCGATCCCGTCTCTCATCGACTTTGTGGCCGGTGTCGGGTTTGCATCCGTGCTTTATTTTGGCGGTCTCGAAATCATTTCCGGTGAAAAGACGGTCGGGGAATTCATGGCGTTTTTCACGGCTGTCGGGATGTTGATCGATCCGGCGCGCCGGTTGGGAAATGTCTCGGCACAGTGGCAGATCGCCATGGCCTCCATGGTCCGCGTTCACAGCGTGTTCAACGAACGCCCCAGCATTGTATCGCCGCCCGTGCCAAAGCAGTTGGATATCCCAGCGCGTGACGCCGACGTTGTCCTAGAGGCGGTCGCGTTTTCATACACAGACGCACCGGTGTTGCGTGGCACATCCTTTGTCGCGAAAGCAGGTCAGACAACGGCGCTTGTCGGCGCGTCCGGTGCTGGCAAGTCCACGATTTTCCATCTGTTGGCCCGACTGGCAGATCCGCAAAGCGGCTCCATCACCATCGGGGGGACGCCGACCAATCAACTCGACCTGAAAGAGTTGCGCGGGTTGTTTTCGGTCGTTTCCCAAGACGCATTGTTGTTCGACGAAAGCATTCGCGAGAACGTGATGATGGGCGCTGATGCGAGTGATGCCGACTTGCAAACAGCCCTCAA encodes:
- a CDS encoding ABC transporter ATP-binding protein, whose amino-acid sequence is MSADANTPNPQPGDLLRWFFGTYLRPQSKKLGAAFFFMVVEGAMLGLISYLIKPMFDDVLVAADTSRIAWTALAILGVFAIRALSGYANRVLMTMVRVRSAAHLQGDLLAHVLTLDGAFFHNYPPGVLLERTRGDCQSASDQWGTIMRSLVRDVIGLTSLLIVAATMDWQWTLLALVAVPFIAFPIRTLQRRVRRNSSAAREASSFVSNRLDEVYHGTTSIKLAGTEQRETDRFNKAINGYTREEIRSARGQSAIPSLIDFVAGVGFASVLYFGGLEIISGEKTVGEFMAFFTAVGMLIDPARRLGNVSAQWQIAMASMVRVHSVFNERPSIVSPPVPKQLDIPARDADVVLEAVAFSYTDAPVLRGTSFVAKAGQTTALVGASGAGKSTIFHLLARLADPQSGSITIGGTPTNQLDLKELRGLFSVVSQDALLFDESIRENVMMGADASDADLQTALKAAHVDAFLGNLEAGVDTNAGTRGSALSGGQRQRVAIARAVLRDRPILLLDEATSALDAQSEKIVQEALEDLSKSRTTLVIAHRLSTIRNADSIVVMDRGMVVDQGTHDELLARGGLYADLYRLQYSDGMTLTDRKIEIAVPDQRPQDTAQDAKDSGFLGAASRAFGSVMGLFGRRSD
- a CDS encoding valine--tRNA ligase; protein product: MAMEKTFDANEAEQRIYDAWEAAGAFKAGAHASREETFTVMIPPPNVTGALHVGHAFNNTIQDILVRWHRMRGFDTLWQPGQDHAGIATQLMVEKELAKSGQKRTDFTRPEFLEKVWEWKGQYGATIINQLKRLGSSCDWSRNAFTMSGAPNAPAGEEGNFHDAVIKVFVDMHAKGLIYRGKRLVNWDPHFETAISDLEVENIETPGHMWHFKYPLAGGATYTYVEKDEDGNVVLSEERDYIAIATTRPETMLGDGAVAVHPDDARYASIVGTLCEIPVGPKEHRRLIPIITDEYPDMAFGSGAVKITGAHDFNDYQVAKRANLPLYRLMDTRGALREDGLSHADSALLAAEIAGGKPFTENEVDTINLVPDALRGMDRFEARKAVVDQINAEGLAVMTTVTRTVKDDEGTETEVSEVVPYVEDKPIMQPFGDRSKVVIEPMLTDQWYVDAEKIVGPALDAVRDGRTKIMPESGEKVYFHWLENIEPWCISRQLWWGHQIPVWYGLDLSAPDFKDDEGDGALDEVELFRLLTAGGMLHVGAVHHCATDFAGVQDAFMGEIADIPTPLNHCRIVEVASRQEAVETFAEALAAYNVSQDPTKLVYPVWRDPDVLDTWFSSGLWPIGTLGWPEWDESTSKYFSTDVLVTGQDILFFWVARMMMMQLAVVDEVPFHTVYLHQLVRDEKGKKMSKTTGNVIDPLEIIDEYGADALRFTNASMASIGGVLKLSEDRIKGYRNFTTKIWNAARFAEMNEVFDNYDPAVMPAPTATVNKWIIGETAKVRATVDQAFDDYRFNDAANALYAFVWGKFCDWYVELAKPLFYDGDDATLAETRQTMGWVLDQALTMLHPIMPFITEELWSNIKSGRDMLAVSDWPTYGAELVDAEADREMNWVIDLIESIRSSRAEVHVPAGLKIPMVQVELDAAGKTAWANNEALILKLARIDTLTEGAMPKGSITISVAGGTFALPLAGVIDIAEEKARLEKVLGKLTKELGGLRGRLNNPKFVASAPDEVVAEATENLAAREEEEGKIKAALARLAEIG
- a CDS encoding pyridoxal phosphate-dependent aminotransferase, with protein sequence MTFLTPDPRQTALAQTLAATVPFVAPEAMESARGAPFDARLGANELSFGSSPAAVAAMQAELGAIWKYGIPDNAPLIDALSAHYAVDSACFTLGEGIDGLLGNLVRLYVASGDAVVTSAGSYPTFNYHVAGFGGVLHTVPYKDDFEDPEALIAKAREVGAKLVYLSNPNNPMGSVHTAQTVQDMIEAVPDGCLLVLDEAYTEFAAADTRPPLDPSDKRVIRFRTFSKAYGMAGARVAYGISHPSITRSFDKVRNHFGVNRVALAGAVAALGDADYLMQTVQRIAAGRAQLVQIAQDNGLTPLPSATNFITMDCGSGGDYARALLAALAKRGVFVRMPAIVPLDRCIRVSVGLPHEIDVFAERLPLALGDIA
- a CDS encoding pyridoxal-phosphate-dependent aminotransferase family protein, giving the protein MSLANGRHYLAIPGPSVIPDPVLQAMHRPAPNIYTGELVDITHGLVPDLKTIAGTSGHMAMYISNGHGLWEASLTNMVSRGDKVLVCLTGNFGVGWADVATRLGLEVETLDFGKHAPVDPAQLEAALRADTTHTIKAVMTVHVDTATSVRNDIAAMRKAIDAAGHPAVFAVDCIASLGCDRFEMDAWGVDVMIAASQKGLMTPPGMGFVWFSDKAFSEGKAANLRTPYWDWTTRAEPFHLYEYFDGTPPTHHIYGLRQAVDMILDEGLENVWARHATLAGAYWAAIDQWGSDGALRFNITDPAHRSHAVTTLNLGNGDGTRLRDWLTENLGITLGISLGFGAIGSDESHGYFRIGHMGHINAHMVLGIVGAIETSFTALDIPHGIGGSVAASSFLSQIGTQARVAPSENTGGCCG